TCTTAAGAAATCCATAAACTCTGGAAAAGTTGGCAATACATCACTAGTTTTGGCCTTTTTCTCTTCCCACTCTTGTCTTAAATGTTGTCTTATCTAGTTTCCCccccaaaatataaataagaaggGTATCCCAAAACTCACATGGTTGATTTAAACCCTTTAGACATGTAATATGTTTAGACACACTATCTACCATAGTTCTTAAATTACTAGAACTTTCATTTATCAAACTAGGCAGCTTAAACAACTCTTTTACATGATTTTGAACTAAAATACACCGATTTTCGTACCGCTTGCACAAAGTTTCCCATGCTAGGGTGAAGTTATCTCCACAAAGCTCAATACTCCTAATTACCTGTGCAGCACCCCCCTCCAGAGATGCCCTCAGATAATGgaacttttgaatatttgaaattcCACTGTTAGAATTAATTATTGAGTCAAACAAATCCCGAAACTCTAACCAATTTTTGTAGTCACcagaaaatttttgtaaatttattgcAGGTAATTTAACAccttgaacaccctgtataccctGATTATGTTGAAGCCTTTGCTGAGAGTCAGCATGAGAACTAGAAGCACTTGACTGAGCcttatttgtttcaaaaaacgTATAATATTCAGTTACTAGCTTTTTTGCctgagaatttaatttaaaatacacattttCGAACTCTTCACGATCATCTTGCTGTTTCTTCTCATCTGACTCATCGACTGACACTTCAATCTGACTCTGCACCTCATCATAATCACTTAATACCGACGAATATCTCTCTAATCTACTTTCAAGCtcaataataatttccttttcTACATTATTAAGTTCAACACCTCTTAAAACTCCCTGCAACCCctcaaggtattttttaaaaagagtttgACGAGTCTTAATTGCCCCTCTCTGTTTAATAGGTTGCTTTAATTCCTctgacattattttaaattacaaacaacACAAAAAGAAAAGGAAACCACTTTTTTACTCAgtaaaaaggaaaaacaaaTTGGAAAGGACTCACATTTATCTCTTGTAGTAGTTACACAGTACACGTCCCATCATACTATATTGTAGTCAGATATCAGCACACTCCAGACTCCAGGCCACCAATCCAGTAAAACTAATTATCGCTTTTCAACACCAAATCAAAACAGGTAACAGGTACACTTTTTAGCGGCGACTTTAGCCTTACTGCGGCTTTGCTTTTATTACACACGCCACTGTTCTATGACTTGTCTGAACTCGAAAAAATAACACCGGCTTTTTACTCGAGATTTTACGGGTTTTCACTTTTTTACCAGCTCCGTTATCACAAATCGACAGGGCACTTTATTCACTATTCGACACGAAGGAccatgtttttaaattacacttttttgtatctctgttttgaaataaaacaaccaaatttctttaaaattacggTGTGATTTATTCCGGTTGCACTCTCAACACACATATACAGAAACCTAACCTATCTTCTTCCTCCCGCTTCGTCGCGTCGTGCCTGTACGTACGCATGCAAAAAAACCCTGGCTTACGTAATTCGATGTTGCCGCTGTGACatatttttattggtatttaaacatttaaacaagGGTTGACCATGGGatactcttgcagaagcttagggctttaggtattgtggggcctcttcttcagtggatctcgggattcatcagaggtagaatccagattgttaatcttggaggtacatgttcctctgaaattttggtgccatctggggtgccacagggctctcactcaggccctgttttgttttgcctctttttgattgatttagtttggaaacttgaaaattgtcgtgtgctaatgtttgctgatgatgtgaagctatttaggcctatcacatccctttctgcTGCTTTTatatgtggttacaggagacaggagtattactatcagtgggtcagggataacctgaacttacccaaaTTAGAGTCACAAAGAACATTACttgacttatgttttatgcataaggttttaaatgctactatagattgtcccgagttattgtctctttttaaacttagggtgccttccagattaaATAggcaatcagaaatattttcagtcccatgtcaggacagataagcttttttgactctaggattacatcttttaaggggcagttaaagaatattatttcagaggggctttaattaattaactcatctacacctttcattgatttataggtagttttgtatctgaatatatatgtttgtatgggtatgctatgtaacacttttgtaaatggattccctaaataaataaataaatatttattacaaaagaaaACAACTAACTATTCAATCATGACTCACTTCTATCATCAACAGACAACAATTAATGTTTGAATTCCTTAACATCATTTTTACTAtacagaaaaaagcattaaggtatctgtgtggtgttggtctgagagtctcttctGAACCCCTTTTTGCAGGTAAACAAATTTtgacagttttctcactctttatattggaaactgcaacactcatacataagtccgttaGTCGACCATCCTGCACTAGTCCTAATACTCGTCAAGTaaacaacttatctcttccaatccccgcCTCCTCACTTACAAGAAactgtcttatatttattatttatttatttttttttttataatttgagcttatttaatcaaaaattgttagaaaattaaatacatatatagtttataaaaaaaaaagttttcctatgaaaaatacaatacaattatatatatgtatttcttACAGGCTTATAGATAGGCTTACAGGcactatttaaaatacttttatgtctttttttaccttatagTATGGACTTAATCTAATTTCATTTGGCAACATATTATAGAGCTTAAGGTCCTTCATAGTATGTGTTTCTGACAAAGGGTATGTTTAGGATTTTGTAAGATTACAAGATTTTGTGCAGCCATTCTGGTATTTAGCTCATGatcaattgattttttataaaatgatgaTTTAAGCATTAACCTTATAGTTGCTTTAATATGAAGTTGGTCAAGTGAAAGCTGGTCGCTTTCCTTCAAGACAAGTTCTGTAGGGTAtcttctgtttttaaaaatcataattttaattatccatttctgtgttatttttaatttagataaaacaaTGCTACCTGCACTTCCCCAGACAACCAAACCATAGCTTAAAATTGATTCAATTAAGGCAAGATAAAGTGGTTTTAATATTTgcaatgataaaatattttttaattcataaaatttaatttaagctcTCTTACTTTATCTGTTACatatttaatttgtgttttcCAAGAAAATGTTACATAAGAGGCCAAAGCTTCAATTTGCTTGGTGTATTTTAAGTGTCGGTATATTTGGTATGCTCTGatttaagaaagaaaatgtaAGAAATTTAGTTTTGTCAATATTTAGTGTAAGCAAGATGTAGTCCAaccattcttttattttttgtattgcaATCTCAGCACATCAAGTTGCTTCTTTCCAGTTCTTCCAACTGACTATTATTGCCGTATCATCAGCAAAGCAGTAAACTTCAGCTTCATTCACCACTGACATTATACCGTTTATATACACATTAAATAGTAGTGTAGAGAGGACGGTTCCTTGTGGCACACcgatgtattattttattttattagacatAATAAAGCCttgtttataacatttttttgttgagaaCAATAAGGTATATTTGTAAAAACTATGTTGTTCTAcagtattatatatatttacttaaattaactGACTTTGTAGCCTGCAAGAAGACCCACCGACAGGAGTGAGTGGAGCCCCAACAGACAACAACATAATGATATGGAATGCTGTGATCTTTGGCCCTCACGACACCCCCTTTGAAGACGGAACGTTTAAATTAACCATCGAGTTTACAGAGGAATACCCGAATAAACCGCCAACGGTGAGATTCGTCAGTCACATGTTCCACCCCAATGTTTATGCCGATGGGGGCATTTGCTTAGATATATTACAGAATCGGTGGAGCCCCACCTACGATGTTTCCGCTATATTAACTTCTATTCAAGTAAGTTATTATTAAGCTGTAAATAAAGTCAAGATAATCTCtattttatcttaaatattGCTGAGAAGAAggttcttaaaatataatttcaatgaATATGCCTTAATGGCATCTTGAAAGAATATGCTAATAACCTAGATGTTATTTTGATATTTGGtgggtttaattaatttttagtaactattaatatgaattttttgaaatttcttgctgcctatttttaaagcaattgttttttttgataattggtataatatcttttaaatataagtttCTCCTCACTAAAATGCTTgatggaaaaaaaaaaactatttttttatccaTCAAGCATTTTAGGAAAACTAGATTattctagaaaatttttattgtgatGCTAACAAATccataaaaattgataattggtCATCAATTATACctcccaaaaaatattttttcatgcTGACATAACTTAAAATGCCTGAACAACTTAAAGAATTACTCGAGAAGCCTGCAAACTTGAAATAATTGGCATTACAGGGCATTGTCTAATGCCCATACATTCaagtttcaaattttcaattatgtttttcttctcCCATTTCTTTCTAAGTATGCACCTGTTTTCTCTCTTAATTTCTTTCTCACTTAAATGAATGAGGCATATGGATTAATTGGAGGGACATTGGACTCTGAACACCTGAATATGTACTGATATATGTTTGAAATCTATGGGGAGACTACAAGTTTCTCGTCTATCTCAGAgactctgttttttttttcaaataaagcacttttatttggattttattGAAGAGGTGGTACTATGCGTTCTACACTGACGAAAGcacttaattttatattgcaATACAATGATTCAAACTGTAGATCTGTACTACAATCAGctgagaaaagaaaaaatacatggTCATATAAAGTTGTTCCAATTATATGGGAAAAAAACATCATACTTTTTTTGGATTAAGGCCAATACAAGCACATCATGCAATGAAATTGTAGACGTTACTTTCCTTTGATGATGTATAGACGAGGGTTGTTTGATAAACACTCAAactataaaagtaaaattatttggaaaaggTATGATTTATTTCTCAATACAATCTCCTGCTCTCTTCTCACCCATCTGAAAACTACATTTTCTGGAGGTCTGCAAACTAGGTCCCCTCATTCGACTGAACTTTCTGCTCGGCGAGTGACTTaaatttggaaactgaaaagaAAGTTGCACTGGGCcaaatctggagaatagggtGGATGGGGCAACAGTGCGTATCCTAATTTGCTCGTGGCAACGGCCTAGGTGTGAGCAGATGCTTTGAACCGTTTTTTCTGCAATTCGTGGTCAAATCGACCCAACAATTCGGCATAGTAGAGCCCTGTGATCGTTTTGCCCTTTTTCAGGCAGTCTTATGTAGATCACACCTTGTGAATGCTCAAAAAACGGTACTCACTGGAACTTTTTCGGCGGATTTTCTCTTTTTAGGATCAGTTGAAGCTTTAGAGTTTTTTCCTGATGTAAGTTGTATgaaatgttattaaatattgagAAATATAGGGCTTACATCTTACCTGTTTTGAGACCATGTCCTATTTGAATTTTAACACCTTATCAAGCGCAAGGCAGTTCTTCAATGTTTGATTTGCATTTCAAATTCTGGATAATATTGTTAGAAGCCCAAAATTCTTTACAAGTATCCTCTTATATACAacccaaataaataaataaacgcttaTTTAGCACTATACTTaatgtaattataaattaatagttaGTTCCTTAAATTCACCATAAGATATTTATAAAGACTCTTTAGTGAATCTGCATTTTTTACCCATTCGGGCAAGGAATTATAAGATTGAATTCCACTGTAAACCAACGATTTTTGTAAAGCTGTCGTCCTTACCCTGGGAATgttaaattgattatttgacCTCAAATTATGATCATGAAAGTTCTCTCTAGTTATTAGATATGACTTTAAATAGGCTGGTTGTAAGTTgttcacaattttaaaaatttaaatataatttgcctTTTCAATGCATTGCTTAACATTTagcaaaaaacacaaaaaaaattttcttctataaaaaacagcaaatttgatacatattaaacagtaagagaattgttttgaatattcataagaacaattttatatttcctcctaaatttatttgcacgaaggtcaacaaattctgcaggtattttattgtagcaCTGAACAGCATTGTAAGAAAACGATCGCTGAAACATAGCACTCCTATTGACCGGCATGGTTAACTTATTTCTAGCTCTAATATTTACCGCGTGTACATTTGCTCTAAACAACAACTAAATAAAAACAAGCTGctaatgatttttatcaaaaaagtggaaaagtgAAGAATTCTACGATtgtccattttaagccagttaattgttttaaaatattgcgaaATATGATCATACTTATGTAAGCCATAAACCAATCTGATAcaggcattttgaattttttgtatgcgcattttacaattattatctaagcaaaaaccataaacataatCACAGTAGTTAAAATAAGAGAGCACCATGGCCTCACATAGGCTGCGTTTAAGACTTAGATTAATAATATCTCTATTACTATATAAGAGTTTTAGAGCTGCAAacgatttttgaacaatttttttaacatgctcCCTGAATCTCAACTTACTGTCCATCACAATGCCCAAATTTTTGGCAGTTTCAACAACCGAAAGCTTAGAGCCCTCCACATGAacatttattacacttttaatatttgtaattttatttgtatttccaaaaaccataaaacaagactttgaggaatttaattttaaattatgttttttagataattgatttattatatttaagtcattGTTTATACCAGTCTCCGCTTCTTTAAGATTATCAGGTTTGAAACAGTGGCGGCTGCTCATTAGGTTTGCAGGTTTGCGcaacccccaaaaaaaaaagactaaaaaaaacgaaacatatttttatttatattatagcatcttttgtaaattgcaatcaagtattaatttaaaactttaccaaaacacccttaaaaaaagaatcatttcCTATACTACATCGCGTCGCATCGAGATCGCTGACGGACGGTCGGCGGTGTGCACACAAGCTGCAAACCACTCGATTATATATACATTGTATTACGGCGTATTGTAAGTTGCCTACGTCGGAGGAGGCGGCTATAATGTTTCTCATAAGGTGCGTGTGGTTGCAAGAATAGTGCaaaccttgtttattttaccgacaaatttaataaaatccgaTCATTGATTCAGTTTATGGCGCGGTACGTTGTTGTGTTTTTATGTGTTgaattaatttactgttttgtaaacataatttatataaataaattttaatttaaagctttaGTGGTAAAAATGAATTCGGTGCAAAGTTTAATTGCAGACCCGTTCTGTAGCCGATCATTAAATGATAAGGCTGAGATAAAAAGACTTGGCAGGCCTACTCCGcctttaaaaatagaacaatctGTGTCTAGCAAAAAAAGGACTTTTATGAGAACATTTAATCCTGACTTGTACAATAAACATACGTGGCTTTGTGGGTGtccaataaaaaatgctttgttttgttttccttGTTTATTGTTTGGAGGCGAAGTTTCTTGGACAAAAGTAGGTTTTACTGATCTTAATCACTCAGGAGACcgcattaaaaaacattcattatCGGCAACACATATGAAGAATGTCGTACAATATTCACTTTTTGGAAGTGTCAATGTAGCAGCCCAATTAAGTGGTGCATATCGTCGAAATATTGACCTGCATAACGAACAGGTAAAACAAAAtcgatatattttaaacattattattaattgtgtACGTTTTTGTGGAGCTTTCGAACTCGCGTTAAGAGGACATGATGAGTCTATGTCATCTTCTAATCCTGGGGTTTTCCGAGGCTTGATTGATTTTAGTGCTGAATTAGACGGTGCTCTAAAACAACATTTACAAAAAGCATCAGTATTTAAAGGTACATCGAAGACAATCCAAAATGAGATTTTGCAAACAATGTTTAATGTATGTCAAGAAGAGATTTGTAAGGAAATAAAACAAGCAgattttttgtccataatagcCGATGAAACTAGTGACgtatcaaatatatttcaaatggcAATTGTCTTTCGGTACATCGTAAACGGTAAGCCAGTTGAAcgtttttgggattttttggtGCCTTGTGATCATGACGCCAAAACTTTATCTTCGGTTATTCTGGCAGAGCTTGACAAACATGTTAAAGATAACAAAACCAAACTCATTGCACAAACATACGATGGTGCATCAGTTATGAGCGGGTCGTCTAACGGGGTGcaagcaataattaaaaa
The genomic region above belongs to Anthonomus grandis grandis chromosome 18, icAntGran1.3, whole genome shotgun sequence and contains:
- the LOC126746880 gene encoding ubiquitin-conjugating enzyme E2-17 kDa; its protein translation is MSTPARRRLMRDFKRLQEDPPTGVSGAPTDNNIMIWNAVIFGPHDTPFEDGTFKLTIEFTEEYPNKPPTVRFVSHMFHPNVYADGGICLDILQNRWSPTYDVSAILTSIQSLLSDPNPNSPANSMAAQLYKENRREYEKRVKACVEQSFID